The Methanophagales archaeon genome contains a region encoding:
- a CDS encoding V-type ATP synthase subunit D — protein sequence MPEILEGVSPTRMELLRLSRREKLAEKGHDLLREKRDALIAEFLDVVGEVRDIRKEVEAKLSEAFEFLILAQALSGVEQVRQLSLMTGHTISVDSSSRSIMGVQIPLLERSGELVRNVTERGYSLFDSSAALDRSAKSFEEALQLIIKLGEVEEAVRKLAGEVEKTKRRVNALEYIMIPSLKATRKYIRMRLEEMERENFTRLKKIKAMLERGSE from the coding sequence ATGCCTGAAATATTAGAAGGGGTAAGCCCCACGCGTATGGAGTTACTCCGATTGAGCCGCAGGGAGAAGTTAGCGGAGAAGGGGCATGACCTGCTCAGGGAGAAGAGAGATGCTCTGATTGCGGAATTCCTGGATGTTGTAGGTGAGGTACGAGACATAAGGAAAGAGGTGGAAGCGAAGTTGAGCGAAGCTTTTGAGTTCTTAATCCTCGCTCAGGCTTTATCAGGTGTCGAGCAGGTGAGGCAACTGTCCCTGATGACCGGTCATACGATCTCCGTTGATTCTTCCTCAAGGAGCATAATGGGTGTGCAAATACCTCTCTTAGAGCGCTCAGGCGAACTGGTGAGGAATGTTACCGAACGCGGCTATAGCCTTTTTGACTCTTCTGCTGCGCTTGATAGATCCGCAAAGAGCTTTGAGGAGGCTTTGCAATTGATAATAAAACTTGGTGAGGTGGAAGAGGCGGTCCGGAAGCTCGCAGGTGAAGTGGAGAAGACAAAGAGACGCGTTAATGCACTTGAATATATCATGATCCCCAGTTTAAAGGCGACCAGGAAATATATTCGGATGCGGCTGGAAGAGATGGAACGTGAGAATTTCACGCGGTTGAAGAAGATAAAAGCGATGCTGGAGCGGGGGAGTGAGTAG
- a CDS encoding 50S ribosomal protein L6: MTGEEEGIINFHIQIPEGVDVVIEGEGRKVKVIGPRGEIERELWHPGLQIGIDKSMNEVVIRTENTRKKLKAIAGTFASHINNMITGVKDGFFYRLKVVHAHFPMQVAVTKDGKGISISNFLGERRPRIAKLMDGVKVEIRDKGSEILLTGVDKEAVGQSAANIEQTTRIKGYDPRVFQDGIYLVEKGVGMGIESS, encoded by the coding sequence ATGACAGGAGAGGAAGAAGGTATTATTAATTTCCATATCCAGATCCCCGAAGGTGTGGATGTAGTGATAGAGGGAGAGGGGCGAAAAGTGAAGGTTATAGGACCAAGGGGGGAAATAGAGCGCGAATTATGGCACCCCGGGCTGCAGATAGGAATAGATAAGAGTATGAACGAAGTGGTTATCAGGACAGAGAACACGAGGAAGAAGCTAAAAGCAATTGCCGGGACATTCGCTTCTCATATCAATAATATGATCACCGGAGTGAAAGATGGTTTCTTTTATCGGTTGAAGGTCGTCCATGCTCATTTCCCTATGCAGGTGGCGGTAACTAAGGATGGCAAGGGCATATCAATCTCAAATTTCTTGGGCGAGCGGAGACCAAGGATAGCAAAGCTCATGGACGGTGTGAAGGTGGAAATAAGGGATAAAGGCTCTGAGATATTACTGACGGGTGTGGACAAAGAGGCGGTAGGACAGAGTGCTGCGAATATAGAACAGACGACGAGGATAAAGGGTTATGACCCCAGAGTCTTTCAGGATGGGATCTATCTCGTGGAGAAGGGTGTGGGTATGGGCATTGAAAGTAGCTAG